The Streptomyces sp. NBC_01197 genome window below encodes:
- a CDS encoding D-arabinono-1,4-lactone oxidase, translating to MTGTSRTPAAARTATAVRPAGTWRNWAGNVTARPAREVTPASAAELADAVRRAADDGLKVKAVGTGHSFTAAAATDGLLIRPGLLTGIREIDRAAGTVTVEAGTPLKRLNQALAREGLTLTNMGDIMDQTVAGATSTGTHGTGRESASISAQIRALELVTAEGSVLTCSATEHPDVFAAARIGLGALGVVTAITFAVEPVFLLTAREEPMGFDRVTADFDQLVAENEHFEFYWFPHTGNCNTKRNNRSAGSAAPPGRVAGWIEDELLSNGVFQAACSLGRAVPATIPAIAKISSRALSARTYTDIPYKVFTSPRRVRFVEMEYALPREAAVGALREVRAMVERSPLRVSFPVEVRTAPADDIALSTASGRETAYIAAHMYRGTPHRAYFTAVERIMTAHGGRPHWGKLHTRDAAYLAEVYPRFGEFTAVRDRLDPQRLFGNDYLRRVLGE from the coding sequence GACCTGGCGTAACTGGGCGGGGAATGTCACCGCCCGCCCGGCCCGGGAGGTGACGCCGGCGTCCGCCGCCGAACTGGCCGACGCCGTCAGGCGGGCGGCGGACGACGGCCTGAAGGTGAAGGCCGTCGGCACCGGCCACTCGTTCACGGCGGCCGCCGCGACCGACGGGCTGCTGATACGCCCCGGTCTCCTCACCGGCATCCGGGAGATCGACCGCGCGGCGGGCACGGTGACCGTCGAGGCCGGCACACCGCTGAAGCGGCTCAACCAGGCGCTGGCGCGTGAGGGTCTCACCCTCACGAACATGGGCGACATCATGGACCAGACGGTGGCGGGCGCCACCAGCACCGGCACCCATGGCACCGGCCGCGAGTCCGCCTCGATTTCCGCACAGATCCGGGCGCTCGAACTGGTGACGGCTGAGGGCTCGGTGCTGACGTGCTCGGCGACGGAGCACCCCGACGTCTTCGCGGCCGCCCGGATCGGGCTCGGCGCTCTGGGTGTCGTCACGGCGATCACCTTCGCGGTGGAGCCGGTCTTCCTGCTGACGGCCCGCGAGGAGCCGATGGGCTTCGACCGGGTGACCGCCGACTTCGACCAGCTGGTCGCCGAGAACGAGCACTTCGAGTTCTACTGGTTCCCGCACACCGGCAACTGCAACACCAAGCGCAACAACCGCAGCGCGGGGTCGGCCGCCCCGCCCGGCCGGGTGGCCGGCTGGATCGAGGACGAGCTGCTCTCCAACGGCGTGTTCCAGGCGGCGTGTTCGCTGGGCCGGGCCGTCCCCGCGACGATTCCCGCGATCGCGAAGATCTCCAGCCGGGCGCTCTCCGCCCGCACCTACACGGACATCCCGTACAAGGTCTTCACAAGTCCGCGCCGGGTGCGCTTCGTCGAGATGGAGTACGCCCTGCCCCGGGAGGCCGCGGTCGGGGCGCTGCGGGAGGTCAGGGCGATGGTGGAGCGCTCGCCGCTGCGGGTGAGCTTCCCCGTGGAGGTCCGCACGGCGCCCGCGGACGACATCGCGCTCTCCACGGCCTCGGGCCGGGAGACCGCCTACATCGCGGCGCATATGTACCGGGGCACTCCGCACCGGGCGTACTTCACCGCTGTGGAGCGGATCATGACCGCGCACGGCGGCCGGCCACACTGGGGCAAGCTGCACACCCGCGACGCGGCGTACCTGGCGGAGGTCTACCCGCGCTTCGGCGAGTTCACGGCCGTACGCGACCGGCTCGACCCGCAGCGGCTGTTCGGCAACGACTACCTGCGCCGGGTCCTGGGCGAGTGA